From Frateuria aurantia DSM 6220, one genomic window encodes:
- the infB gene encoding translation initiation factor IF-2 has protein sequence MSDVTIKQLAQVLGMPVTKLLSQLGEAGMQFSDPEQIISSTEKVKLLGFLRRSHGKGEAVAEPADTSPRQITLKRRKVSELTVAAPGGRGASSAKTVNVEVRAKRTYVKRSALNEDAQGVDESQDEISQQALESQQAQAEQERIEAEQRKAAEAAAREEAARQQAEREAAEAEARARAEAEERARAEQAEREAAEARAEAERASVAEKKNTEDKREESVPVVQKIDPSALGMIVPRIHEPRRREKPVAKPAAPAAKPAPVVKPAAPAASGNAAGNGPRGAAGTSNGSRAGAGGRGRDEGGQGKRFAGGELHLSDADRARRSSNARRGKPGKGGRDFGRNSSAPSQTGPHGFSRPTAPVVREVAISDSNTVSDLAQKMAVKGAEVVKALFKMGVMATINQAIDHDTAVLVVEELGHTPVEASENNAEAALAAHTQNAELEGEKTPRPPVVTIMGHVDHGKTSLLDYIRRTKVASGEAGGITQHIGAYHVNTPKGVITFLDTPGHAAFTSMRARGAQSTDIVVLVVASDDGVMPQTAEAVQHARAAKVPLIVALNKMDKPDANPDHVKQGLGNLEVIPEEWGGDTPFIPVSAKTGLGIDDLLDAISVQAEVMELTAVEDGAASGVVIESSLDRGRGPVATVLVQQGTLKRGDFVVCGIEYGRMRALVDETGKTVQEAGPSIPVQVLGLSGVPEAGDDFVVVADERLAREVAAERQQKRRDSRMVSKANRLEDIMAQMGQGAEMQTLNILVKADVQGSVQALRESLSQIGNENVKVNVIASGVGGITESDATLAAASKALVIGFNVRADASARKVIDTSGLDVRYFSIIYDVIDQVKQAASGLLGVEIREEIIGIAEVREVFRSSKFGAVAGSMVVEGTVKRNKPIRVLRNNTVVFQGELESLRRFKELVDEVRNGMECGIAVKQYNDVKVGDQIECFERIEVARTL, from the coding sequence ATGTCAGACGTCACCATCAAACAATTGGCCCAGGTTCTGGGAATGCCGGTCACCAAGCTGCTCAGCCAGCTGGGTGAGGCCGGCATGCAGTTTTCCGATCCGGAGCAGATCATCAGCAGCACCGAAAAGGTGAAGTTGCTGGGCTTTCTGCGCCGGTCTCATGGCAAGGGCGAAGCTGTCGCCGAGCCGGCCGACACCTCGCCGCGCCAGATCACCCTGAAGCGACGCAAGGTCAGTGAACTGACTGTTGCGGCGCCGGGTGGCCGTGGTGCCAGCAGCGCGAAGACCGTCAATGTCGAAGTCCGTGCCAAGCGTACCTACGTCAAGCGCAGCGCGCTGAACGAAGATGCGCAGGGCGTGGATGAGTCGCAGGACGAGATCTCGCAGCAGGCGCTGGAGTCGCAGCAGGCCCAGGCCGAGCAGGAACGGATCGAGGCCGAACAGCGCAAGGCCGCCGAGGCGGCTGCCCGTGAAGAAGCGGCGCGCCAGCAGGCCGAGCGCGAGGCGGCGGAAGCCGAGGCACGTGCCCGGGCGGAAGCCGAGGAGCGTGCCCGGGCCGAACAGGCCGAGCGTGAAGCCGCCGAGGCGCGTGCCGAGGCCGAGCGCGCCAGTGTTGCGGAAAAGAAGAATACTGAAGACAAACGAGAGGAATCAGTGCCGGTAGTGCAGAAAATAGACCCCAGTGCCTTGGGCATGATCGTGCCGCGGATCCACGAGCCGCGCCGGCGTGAAAAGCCGGTGGCCAAGCCCGCTGCGCCCGCTGCCAAGCCCGCACCGGTGGTCAAGCCTGCCGCGCCGGCAGCCAGTGGCAATGCCGCCGGCAACGGTCCTCGTGGTGCCGCGGGTACCAGCAACGGCAGTCGTGCCGGCGCTGGCGGTCGTGGTCGCGATGAAGGTGGCCAAGGCAAGCGTTTTGCCGGTGGCGAACTGCATCTGAGCGATGCCGATCGCGCCCGTCGCAGCAGCAATGCCCGTCGTGGCAAGCCCGGCAAGGGCGGCCGTGACTTCGGTCGCAACAGCTCCGCGCCGAGCCAGACCGGGCCGCACGGCTTCTCGCGTCCGACCGCACCAGTGGTGCGCGAAGTCGCGATCAGTGACAGCAATACGGTTTCCGATCTGGCCCAGAAGATGGCAGTCAAGGGCGCCGAGGTGGTCAAGGCGCTGTTCAAGATGGGCGTGATGGCGACCATCAACCAGGCCATCGACCACGATACCGCGGTGCTGGTGGTCGAAGAACTGGGCCATACCCCCGTCGAGGCCAGCGAGAACAATGCCGAGGCCGCCCTGGCCGCGCATACCCAGAACGCCGAGCTGGAGGGTGAAAAGACGCCGCGTCCGCCGGTGGTGACCATCATGGGTCACGTCGACCACGGCAAGACCTCGTTGCTTGACTATATCCGTCGCACCAAGGTCGCTTCGGGCGAAGCCGGCGGCATTACCCAGCATATCGGTGCCTACCATGTGAATACGCCGAAGGGCGTGATCACCTTCCTGGACACCCCGGGCCATGCCGCGTTCACCTCGATGCGCGCCCGTGGCGCGCAGTCCACAGATATCGTGGTGCTGGTGGTCGCCTCCGACGATGGTGTCATGCCGCAGACGGCCGAAGCCGTGCAGCATGCCCGTGCCGCGAAGGTGCCGCTGATCGTGGCGCTGAACAAGATGGACAAGCCCGATGCCAATCCCGACCACGTCAAGCAGGGTCTGGGCAATCTGGAAGTGATTCCGGAAGAGTGGGGTGGCGATACGCCGTTCATCCCGGTCTCGGCCAAGACCGGCCTGGGCATCGACGACCTGCTGGATGCGATCTCGGTGCAGGCCGAAGTGATGGAGCTGACGGCTGTCGAAGACGGCGCGGCTTCGGGCGTGGTGATCGAGTCCAGTCTGGATCGCGGCCGGGGTCCGGTGGCGACGGTGCTCGTGCAGCAAGGCACCCTCAAGCGTGGCGACTTCGTGGTCTGCGGCATCGAATACGGTCGTATGCGTGCCCTGGTCGACGAGACCGGCAAGACCGTGCAGGAAGCCGGTCCGTCGATTCCGGTGCAGGTGCTGGGTCTGTCCGGCGTGCCGGAAGCCGGTGACGACTTCGTGGTGGTCGCCGACGAGCGTCTGGCCCGTGAAGTGGCCGCCGAGCGTCAGCAGAAGCGTCGCGATTCGCGGATGGTCAGCAAGGCCAACCGCCTGGAAGACATCATGGCCCAGATGGGTCAGGGTGCCGAAATGCAGACCCTCAACATTCTGGTCAAGGCCGATGTGCAGGGTTCGGTGCAGGCTCTGCGCGAGTCGTTGAGCCAGATCGGCAACGAAAACGTGAAGGTCAACGTGATCGCTTCCGGCGTCGGTGGCATCACCGAGTCCGACGCGACCCTTGCGGCCGCCTCCAAGGCGCTGGTGATCGGCTTCAATGTCCGTGCCGATGCTTCGGCCCGCAAGGTGATCGATACCAGCGGTCTGGACGTGCGTTACTTCTCGATCATTTATGACGTGATCGACCAGGTGAAGCAGGCCGCTTCAGGTCTGCTGGGCGTGGAGATCCGCGAGGAGATCATCGGCATCGCCGAAGTCCGCGAAGTGTTCCGCAGCTCCAAGTTCGGTGCCGTGGCCGGTTCGATGGTGGTCGAGGGTACGGTCAAGCGCAACAAGCCGATCCGTGTGCTGCGCAACAATACCGTGGTCTTCCAGGGCGAGCTGGAATCGTTGCGCCGCTTCAAGGAGCTGGTGGACGAAGTCCGTAACGGCATGGAGTGCGGTATCGCGGTCAAGCAGTACAACGACGTCAAGGTCGGCGACCAGATCGAGTGCTTCGAGCGTATCGAAGTGGCTCGTACGCTTTGA
- the rimP gene encoding ribosome maturation factor RimP: MDTQALARRFDPILADLGLECLGVDFAPSQGQSTLRVYLECPEIEGVRREVTIDDCEAASREFSALLDVEDLIPGHYVLEVSSPGIDRPLFTAEQFARQIGQEIKILLKMPVEGRRRLRGRLVSVDGEKLVFEADGKSFEFEHDQVESARIVPDWVALGYVPQPKRGGKSSTK, translated from the coding sequence ATGGATACACAGGCATTGGCGCGGCGTTTCGACCCGATTCTGGCAGACCTCGGACTGGAGTGTCTGGGGGTGGATTTCGCACCATCGCAGGGGCAAAGTACCTTGCGGGTGTATCTGGAGTGTCCTGAAATCGAGGGTGTGCGGCGCGAAGTCACGATCGATGACTGTGAGGCGGCCAGTCGCGAGTTTTCGGCCCTGCTGGATGTCGAGGACCTGATTCCGGGACACTATGTCCTTGAGGTCTCCTCGCCCGGCATTGATCGCCCGCTGTTCACTGCCGAGCAGTTCGCCCGTCAGATCGGTCAGGAAATCAAGATTCTGCTGAAAATGCCGGTCGAGGGTCGGCGTCGTCTGCGCGGTCGTCTGGTATCGGTCGATGGCGAGAAGCTGGTTTTCGAGGCGGATGGCAAGTCTTTTGAATTTGAGCATGACCAGGTCGAGAGCGCGCGTATCGTGCCGGACTGGGTGGCTCTGGGTTATGTCCCGCAGCCCAAGCGCGGCGGCAAGTCGTCCACCAAGTGA
- the truB gene encoding tRNA pseudouridine(55) synthase TruB translates to MSRIVFRDLNGIVLLDKPLGLSSNQALQKARRLFRAAKGGHTGALDPQASGMLPLCFGEATKVAGLLLGSAKRYRAQVQLGATTATGDADGEVLERRAVPEISGERLHAVLASQVGRIRQQPPVYSALKVDGEPAYRRVRRGEEVEVAAREVEIFRIELLQHRADWLEIEVDCGSGTYIRSLAVDIGEALGCGAHICALRRDWVDPFQEAPMLSLEQLEQAAAESDAALLAHLLPLEQGLKRFDMIHLDADQSLAIRQGRRVVIPDQSIAETALALDEAAVPVALVHVASGGVITIQRGLNLGPAPAVEDMMPSGNGA, encoded by the coding sequence ATGTCCCGAATCGTATTTCGTGATCTGAATGGCATCGTGCTGCTCGACAAGCCTCTGGGGCTGAGTTCGAACCAGGCGTTGCAGAAGGCCCGGCGGTTGTTCCGGGCCGCCAAGGGCGGTCATACCGGTGCGCTGGACCCGCAGGCCAGCGGCATGTTGCCGCTTTGCTTTGGCGAGGCCACCAAGGTGGCCGGTCTGCTGCTAGGCTCGGCCAAGCGCTATCGTGCCCAAGTGCAGCTGGGCGCGACCACGGCCACCGGCGATGCCGATGGCGAGGTGCTGGAGCGTCGTGCCGTTCCTGAAATCTCCGGTGAGCGTCTGCATGCCGTGCTGGCCAGCCAGGTGGGCCGGATCCGCCAGCAGCCTCCGGTCTACAGCGCGCTGAAAGTCGACGGCGAACCGGCGTATCGCCGGGTCCGGCGTGGCGAAGAGGTCGAGGTTGCCGCGCGCGAGGTGGAAATCTTCCGCATCGAACTGCTGCAGCACCGTGCCGACTGGCTGGAAATCGAAGTCGACTGCGGCTCGGGGACCTATATCCGGAGCCTGGCCGTCGACATCGGCGAAGCCCTGGGCTGCGGTGCGCATATTTGTGCCCTGCGCCGTGATTGGGTCGATCCGTTCCAGGAGGCGCCCATGCTGAGCCTGGAGCAGCTCGAGCAGGCCGCGGCCGAGAGCGATGCGGCCTTGCTGGCCCATCTGCTGCCTCTGGAGCAGGGGCTCAAACGCTTTGACATGATTCATCTCGATGCGGACCAGAGCCTGGCGATCAGGCAGGGCCGCCGCGTGGTGATTCCCGACCAGTCCATTGCCGAGACGGCGCTGGCGCTGGATGAGGCCGCCGTACCGGTGGCCTTGGTACATGTGGCATCGGGTGGTGTGATCACCATCCAGCGTGGACTGAATCTGGGTCCTGCCCCTGCGGTGGAAGACATGATGCCTTCCGGCAACGGGGCTTGA
- the rbfA gene encoding 30S ribosome-binding factor RbfA, whose product MPSRDFKRTDRVGAELRREIGLLVHAAVREHALPSVSVSDVEVTRDLDWATIWVTALMPEKSAEAVKGLKLLAPEFRRALSRSMRLRRVPELRFKYDDSVDRGERIESLLRANPLPPADEETDQADEA is encoded by the coding sequence ATGCCTTCACGTGATTTCAAGCGGACCGATCGCGTCGGCGCCGAGCTGAGGCGGGAAATCGGGCTGCTGGTGCATGCCGCCGTCCGCGAGCATGCACTGCCTTCGGTCAGCGTGTCCGATGTCGAGGTCACCCGTGACCTGGACTGGGCGACCATCTGGGTGACCGCGCTGATGCCGGAAAAATCGGCCGAGGCGGTCAAGGGTCTGAAACTGCTGGCCCCTGAATTCCGCCGCGCGTTGTCGCGCAGCATGCGACTGCGGCGAGTGCCGGAACTGCGTTTCAAATATGATGACTCGGTCGACCGCGGTGAGCGGATCGAAAGCCTGCTGCGCGCCAACCCGCTGCCGCCGGCCGACGAAGAGACGGATCAGGCCGACGAGGCCTAA
- the amaB gene encoding L-piperidine-6-carboxylate dehydrogenase, translating into MSHPILQAFGIDAAHSGTYLGQGEWAQSRDGGRLIPVNPASGEALAEVWGSTAADYALLVERAQASFAEWRSVPAPRRGEAVRLCGEALRRHKDALGSLVALEMGKIKAEGDGEVQEMIDIADFAVGQSRMLYGNSMHSERPGHRMYEQWHPLGLVGVVSAFNFPVAVWAWNAMLAAICGNITLWKPSPKTPLTAIATLKICNEALREAGFPDIFYLFNDAATELAQDFVDDKRIPLISFTGSTRIGRLVGERVARRMGRSLLELGGNNAIIVDASADLKLAIPAIVFGAVGTCGQRCTSTRRVFVHRSIFDNVVETLVSAYRQVESKIGDPTEDGTLMGPLNSQASVDAYLDAIEQAKAAGGRIRTGGAALDRPGFFVLPTLVTDLENSAAIVQAETFAPILYVMPYDELDEAIAMQNDVPQGLSSAIFTQDLKAAERFLAASGSDCGIANVNIGTSGAEIGGAFGGEKDTGGGRESGSDAWKVYMRRQTNTINYSDALPLAQGIKFEW; encoded by the coding sequence ATGTCCCATCCGATTCTACAAGCCTTTGGTATCGACGCCGCCCATTCGGGCACCTATCTGGGCCAGGGTGAATGGGCACAATCGCGTGACGGCGGCCGGCTGATTCCGGTCAATCCGGCGTCGGGCGAAGCCCTGGCTGAAGTATGGGGCAGCACCGCCGCCGATTATGCCTTGCTGGTCGAGCGGGCCCAGGCCAGCTTTGCCGAATGGCGCAGCGTGCCGGCCCCGCGCCGGGGCGAGGCCGTGCGGCTGTGCGGTGAGGCCCTGCGCAGGCACAAGGATGCACTGGGATCGCTGGTCGCCCTGGAAATGGGCAAGATCAAGGCCGAAGGTGACGGTGAAGTCCAGGAGATGATCGACATCGCCGATTTCGCCGTCGGCCAGAGCCGCATGCTCTACGGCAACAGCATGCATTCCGAGCGCCCCGGCCATCGCATGTACGAGCAGTGGCATCCGCTGGGCTTGGTCGGCGTGGTTTCGGCCTTCAACTTCCCGGTCGCGGTCTGGGCCTGGAATGCGATGCTGGCCGCCATCTGCGGCAATATCACTCTGTGGAAGCCCTCGCCCAAGACTCCGTTGACGGCAATCGCCACCCTGAAGATCTGCAACGAAGCCCTGCGTGAAGCCGGTTTCCCGGACATTTTCTATCTGTTCAATGACGCCGCCACCGAACTGGCCCAGGACTTTGTCGATGACAAGCGGATTCCGCTGATCAGCTTCACCGGCTCGACCCGCATCGGCCGCCTGGTCGGCGAGCGCGTCGCCCGCCGGATGGGTCGGTCCCTGCTGGAGCTGGGCGGCAACAATGCCATCATCGTCGATGCCAGTGCCGATCTGAAGCTGGCGATTCCCGCCATCGTCTTCGGCGCCGTCGGTACCTGCGGCCAGCGCTGCACCAGCACCCGGCGCGTATTCGTGCACCGCTCTATCTTCGACAACGTGGTCGAAACCCTGGTCAGCGCCTATCGACAGGTGGAGAGCAAGATCGGCGACCCGACCGAAGACGGCACGCTGATGGGTCCGTTGAACAGTCAGGCATCGGTCGACGCCTATCTGGATGCCATCGAACAGGCCAAGGCGGCCGGCGGCCGTATCCGCACCGGTGGTGCCGCTCTGGATCGGCCCGGCTTCTTCGTGCTGCCCACCCTTGTGACCGACCTGGAAAACAGCGCCGCCATTGTGCAGGCCGAAACCTTCGCGCCGATTCTCTATGTCATGCCCTACGATGAACTCGACGAGGCCATCGCCATGCAGAACGATGTGCCGCAAGGCCTGTCCAGCGCCATCTTCACCCAGGACCTGAAGGCCGCCGAACGCTTCCTGGCCGCCTCCGGCTCGGACTGCGGCATCGCCAATGTCAATATCGGCACGTCCGGTGCCGAAATCGGTGGTGCATTCGGGGGCGAGAAAGACACCGGCGGCGGCCGCGAATCCGGCTCCGATGCCTGGAAGGTGTATATGCGTCGGCAGACCAATACCATCAACTATTCCGACGCGCTGCCGCTGGCCCAGGGCATCAAGTTCGAGTGGTGA
- the nusA gene encoding transcription termination factor NusA: MSKELLLVVDAVANEKGVPREVIFSAMEAALASAAKKRYPEEEPDIRVVIHRHTGEYQTFRRWEVIADDGEMESPFFQLRLMDAVDEREDAQVGEYIEQQIENAEFGRIAAQAAKQVIVQRVREAERQQVVDAFVDRIGELVTGIVKRVERGNIYMDLGANAEAFIPRDKTIPREAVRVGDRVRGYLYEVKSEVRGPQLFVSRAAPEFMIELFKLEVPEVGQGLVEIKGCARDPGDRAKIAVLAHDPRTDPIGACIGMRGSRVQAVSNELNGERVDIILWHENQAQYVINAMAPAEVQSIIMDEDKHSMDIAVAEDKLSQAIGRGGQNVRLASKLTGWQLNVMTQDQVAAKSEAEQDSARQLFMDKLEVDQEIANILVQEGFSSVEEIAYVPSAELLAVEGFDEDIVEELRARARDALLTEALAVEEGTVAEPSEELVALEGMDDATLDALVEREILTLDDLGDLAVDDLIDIPGMDEKRAAALIMAARAPLIERLEHGG; this comes from the coding sequence ATGAGCAAAGAACTGTTGCTGGTGGTTGATGCGGTAGCCAATGAAAAGGGCGTGCCGCGGGAAGTGATTTTCAGCGCAATGGAAGCGGCACTGGCCTCGGCGGCCAAGAAGCGCTATCCGGAAGAAGAGCCCGATATCCGGGTGGTAATCCATCGCCACACGGGCGAGTACCAGACCTTCCGGCGCTGGGAAGTCATCGCCGATGACGGCGAAATGGAATCGCCGTTCTTCCAGCTGCGTCTGATGGATGCCGTCGACGAGCGTGAAGACGCCCAGGTCGGCGAGTACATCGAGCAGCAGATCGAGAATGCCGAATTCGGTCGCATCGCGGCGCAGGCTGCCAAGCAGGTCATCGTGCAGCGCGTGCGTGAAGCCGAGCGTCAGCAGGTGGTTGATGCCTTTGTCGATCGCATCGGCGAGCTGGTCACCGGCATCGTCAAGCGTGTCGAGCGCGGCAATATCTATATGGATCTGGGCGCCAACGCCGAGGCCTTCATTCCGCGCGACAAGACGATTCCGCGCGAGGCCGTGCGTGTCGGCGATCGTGTGCGCGGCTATCTGTACGAAGTGAAATCCGAAGTGCGCGGTCCGCAGCTGTTCGTGTCGCGTGCCGCTCCAGAGTTCATGATCGAGCTGTTCAAGCTTGAAGTGCCGGAAGTCGGTCAGGGTCTGGTCGAGATCAAGGGCTGCGCCCGTGACCCGGGTGATCGCGCCAAGATCGCCGTGCTGGCTCACGATCCGCGCACCGATCCCATCGGCGCCTGCATCGGTATGCGCGGTTCGCGTGTGCAGGCCGTGTCCAACGAGCTCAATGGCGAGCGCGTCGACATCATCCTGTGGCACGAGAACCAGGCCCAGTACGTCATCAATGCGATGGCGCCGGCCGAAGTGCAGTCGATCATCATGGATGAAGACAAGCATTCGATGGATATCGCGGTGGCCGAGGACAAGCTGTCCCAAGCCATCGGCCGCGGTGGCCAGAACGTGCGTCTGGCCAGCAAACTGACCGGCTGGCAACTGAATGTGATGACCCAGGACCAGGTGGCCGCGAAGAGCGAGGCCGAGCAGGACAGCGCTCGCCAGCTGTTCATGGACAAGCTGGAAGTGGATCAGGAAATCGCCAACATCCTGGTGCAGGAGGGCTTCTCCAGTGTCGAGGAGATTGCCTATGTGCCCAGTGCCGAGTTGCTGGCGGTGGAAGGTTTCGACGAGGATATCGTCGAGGAATTGCGTGCGCGTGCGCGTGACGCCCTGCTGACCGAGGCCTTGGCCGTCGAAGAGGGTACGGTGGCTGAACCGTCCGAAGAGCTGGTTGCCCTCGAGGGTATGGACGATGCCACGCTGGATGCTCTGGTTGAACGTGAAATCCTGACCCTGGATGATCTGGGTGACCTGGCGGTCGATGATCTGATCGACATTCCGGGCATGGATGAAAAGCGTGCAGCGGCCTTGATCATGGCTGCTCGTGCGCCGCTGATCGAGCGACTGGAGCACGGCGGCTGA
- the pnp gene encoding polyribonucleotide nucleotidyltransferase, with translation MAKVTKSFQYGKHEVKLETGEIARQASGAVMASMGGTVVLVSVVAAAKPREGQDFFPLTVDYVEKFYSAGRIPGGFFKREGRPTEKETLTSRLIDRPVRPLFPEEYKNEVQVIAQVISLNPEIDGDIVAMLGASAALSLAGIPFKGPIGAARVGYANGQYLLNPTVSELKTSALDLVVAGTSNAVLMVESEAQLLTEEVMLGAVVFGHQQMQTAINAIAELATEAARPSSTWTAPARNEALVAAIAGAVGDKLAQAFQVRDKLQRRDAISAIKADVLAELAPQAEANAWPAAELAKEFAELEYRTMRDSVLQTKVRIDGRQLADVRPISVRVGVLPRTHGSALFTRGETQALVVATLGTTRDAQIIDAPEGESKDSFLFHYNFPPFSVGETGRFGAPKRREIGHGRLAKRGVQAVKPSIEEFPYVIRMVSEITESNGSSSMASVCGSSLAMMDAGVPLKAPVAGIAMGLVKEGDNYVVLSDILGDEDHLGDMDFKVAGTAEGISALQMDIKIDGITEEIMKVALEQAKGGRLHILGEMAKGLNAPREEMSEFAPRLLTIKIHPDKIREVIGKGGATIRAITEETGTTIDITDDGNVVIASVNREAADAAKLRIEQIVSDVEPGRIYEGKVAKLMDFGAFVTILPGKDGLVHVSQISNERVEKVSDKLKEGDIVKVKVLEVDKQGRIRLSIKAVAEDEAASA, from the coding sequence GTGGCGAAAGTAACCAAGTCATTCCAGTACGGTAAACACGAGGTCAAGCTGGAGACGGGCGAAATCGCCCGCCAGGCCTCGGGTGCCGTCATGGCAAGCATGGGCGGCACCGTCGTGCTGGTCTCCGTCGTGGCGGCTGCCAAGCCCCGCGAAGGCCAGGACTTCTTCCCCCTGACCGTCGACTATGTCGAGAAGTTCTACTCGGCCGGCCGGATCCCCGGCGGTTTCTTCAAGCGCGAAGGTCGTCCGACCGAGAAAGAGACGCTGACCTCGCGTCTGATCGATCGTCCGGTGCGTCCGCTGTTCCCGGAAGAGTACAAGAACGAAGTGCAGGTCATCGCTCAGGTGATCTCGCTGAACCCGGAAATCGATGGCGACATCGTCGCCATGCTGGGTGCCTCGGCCGCGTTGAGCCTGGCCGGCATCCCGTTCAAGGGCCCGATCGGCGCCGCCCGCGTCGGTTATGCCAATGGCCAATACCTGCTGAACCCCACCGTTTCGGAGCTGAAGACCTCGGCCCTGGATCTGGTCGTGGCCGGTACCAGCAACGCCGTGCTGATGGTTGAATCCGAAGCCCAGCTGCTGACCGAGGAAGTCATGCTCGGCGCCGTGGTGTTCGGTCACCAGCAGATGCAGACCGCGATCAACGCGATCGCCGAACTGGCCACCGAAGCGGCTCGCCCGTCTTCGACCTGGACCGCTCCGGCCCGCAACGAAGCGCTGGTGGCAGCCATTGCCGGTGCCGTCGGCGACAAGCTGGCGCAGGCCTTCCAGGTCCGCGACAAGCTGCAGCGTCGCGACGCGATCTCCGCCATCAAGGCCGACGTGTTGGCCGAGCTGGCTCCGCAGGCAGAAGCCAACGCCTGGCCCGCCGCCGAGCTGGCCAAGGAGTTCGCCGAGCTGGAATACCGCACCATGCGTGACAGCGTCCTGCAGACCAAGGTCCGCATCGACGGCCGTCAGCTGGCTGACGTGCGTCCGATCTCGGTCCGCGTCGGCGTGCTGCCGCGCACCCATGGTTCGGCCCTGTTCACCCGTGGCGAGACCCAGGCTCTGGTGGTAGCTACCTTGGGTACCACCCGCGACGCGCAGATCATCGATGCGCCCGAAGGTGAGTCCAAGGACAGCTTCCTGTTCCATTACAACTTCCCTCCGTTCTCGGTGGGCGAAACCGGCCGTTTCGGCGCTCCCAAGCGTCGCGAAATCGGTCATGGTCGTCTGGCCAAGCGCGGCGTGCAGGCCGTCAAGCCCAGCATCGAGGAATTCCCGTACGTGATCCGCATGGTTTCGGAAATCACCGAATCCAACGGCTCCTCGTCGATGGCCTCGGTCTGCGGTTCCTCGCTGGCCATGATGGACGCCGGCGTGCCCCTGAAGGCCCCCGTGGCCGGTATCGCCATGGGTCTGGTCAAGGAAGGCGACAACTATGTCGTGCTGTCCGACATCCTGGGTGACGAAGATCACCTGGGCGACATGGACTTCAAGGTGGCCGGTACCGCGGAAGGTATCTCGGCGCTGCAGATGGACATCAAGATCGACGGTATCACCGAAGAGATCATGAAGGTCGCTCTGGAGCAGGCCAAGGGTGGTCGTCTGCATATCCTGGGCGAAATGGCCAAGGGTCTGAACGCTCCCCGCGAGGAAATGAGCGAATTCGCCCCGCGTCTGCTGACCATCAAGATCCATCCGGACAAGATCCGCGAAGTGATCGGCAAGGGTGGCGCCACCATCCGCGCCATCACCGAAGAGACCGGTACCACCATCGACATCACCGATGACGGCAATGTCGTGATCGCCTCGGTCAACCGCGAAGCGGCCGATGCCGCCAAACTGCGCATCGAGCAGATCGTTTCCGACGTCGAGCCGGGCCGGATCTACGAAGGCAAGGTCGCCAAGCTGATGGACTTTGGTGCCTTCGTCACCATCCTGCCGGGCAAGGACGGACTGGTCCACGTTTCGCAGATCTCCAACGAGCGCGTCGAAAAGGTTTCCGACAAGCTCAAGGAAGGCGATATCGTCAAGGTCAAGGTGCTGGAAGTCGACAAGCAGGGCCGTATCCGCCTGTCGATCAAGGCCGTTGCCGAAGACGAGGCCGCGTCCGCCTGA
- the rpsO gene encoding 30S ribosomal protein S15, giving the protein MSLTAEQTGKIIADYGRVPNDTGSPEVQVALLSARITHLTEHFKTHKQDHHSRRGLLKLVNQRKRLLAYLKNSDLARYQTLIERLGLRR; this is encoded by the coding sequence ATGTCCCTGACCGCTGAACAGACCGGCAAGATCATTGCTGACTACGGCCGCGTGCCGAACGATACCGGCTCGCCGGAAGTCCAGGTGGCCCTGCTGTCCGCCCGCATCACCCACCTGACCGAGCACTTCAAGACCCACAAGCAGGACCACCATTCCCGTCGTGGTCTGCTGAAGCTGGTCAACCAGCGCAAGCGCCTGCTGGCCTATCTGAAGAACAGCGATCTCGCTCGCTACCAGACCCTGATCGAGCGTCTGGGCCTGCGTCGCTAA